The following proteins come from a genomic window of Pyxidicoccus sp. MSG2:
- a CDS encoding serine/threonine-protein kinase: MTSHTQTSPVSRFLDSHLRRDAQGRELSVARFMAGLSGASVVVAAALGPSLGWGLTQALMGLSAVLCVWYTVLWRVLRSGVFHPVVPWINVAIEVSIPAVVLAFDLRYQGPVYALTAPTLVIWPTLITLATLRSNPRLALSAGILVAAEYLGIYFLFVRPLLPDETLITLTPRFIATRAFFFVAAGVFTAILARHFLQLTRGALSALREQEVMGKYVLHERIGAGGMAEVYRATYCPEGGFQKAVALKRILPAFTDNEEFVTLFRHEAELCSSLNHPNIVQVFDLGRHGGTYFLAMEFVDGLPLSSLSRSLGRKPLPLAAATYVAAELASALDYLHRKTGPDGQPLHLVHRDLNPPNVLVSRFGDVKLSDFGIARGAARAQLTMAGSVRGKLGYMAPEQAMGRPFDGRADLFALGLTLYEALTGRRALHAATDELLLRAAVDQQVEPPSRLNPEVPAALDAVVMRLLERDPARRTATGAELRSQLLALEGAAAPFPRGQALMAQAAREAQEQARRAVAAQEEADHVPTSRKLTARA, encoded by the coding sequence ATGACCTCCCACACCCAGACGAGTCCCGTCTCGCGCTTCCTCGACAGCCACCTGCGCCGGGACGCACAGGGTCGGGAGCTGTCCGTGGCCCGCTTCATGGCGGGCCTGTCCGGTGCCTCGGTGGTGGTGGCGGCGGCGCTGGGGCCCTCGCTGGGCTGGGGGCTGACGCAGGCGCTGATGGGGCTCTCCGCGGTGCTGTGCGTCTGGTACACGGTGCTGTGGCGGGTGCTGCGCTCGGGCGTGTTCCACCCGGTGGTGCCGTGGATCAACGTGGCCATCGAGGTGAGCATCCCCGCGGTGGTGCTGGCCTTCGACCTGCGCTACCAGGGGCCCGTCTACGCGCTCACCGCGCCCACGCTCGTCATCTGGCCCACGCTGATTACGCTGGCCACGCTGCGCAGCAACCCGCGGCTGGCGCTCTCCGCCGGCATCCTCGTCGCCGCGGAGTACCTGGGCATCTACTTCCTCTTCGTGCGGCCGCTCCTGCCGGACGAGACGCTCATCACCCTCACCCCGCGCTTCATCGCCACGCGCGCCTTCTTCTTCGTCGCCGCGGGCGTCTTCACCGCCATCCTCGCGCGCCACTTCCTCCAGCTCACCCGGGGCGCGCTGTCCGCCCTGCGCGAGCAGGAGGTCATGGGCAAGTACGTGCTGCACGAGCGCATCGGCGCGGGCGGCATGGCGGAGGTGTACCGCGCCACCTACTGCCCCGAGGGCGGCTTCCAGAAGGCGGTGGCCCTCAAGCGCATCCTCCCGGCCTTCACGGACAACGAGGAGTTCGTCACCCTCTTCCGCCACGAGGCGGAGCTGTGCTCCTCGCTCAACCACCCCAACATCGTCCAGGTGTTCGATCTGGGCCGCCACGGCGGCACCTACTTCCTCGCCATGGAGTTCGTGGACGGGCTGCCGCTGAGCAGCCTCTCCAGGTCGCTGGGACGCAAGCCCCTGCCGCTGGCGGCCGCCACGTACGTCGCCGCGGAGCTGGCGTCCGCACTGGACTACCTCCACCGCAAGACGGGCCCGGACGGCCAGCCGCTGCACCTGGTGCACAGAGACCTCAACCCACCCAACGTGCTGGTGTCCCGCTTCGGCGACGTGAAGCTGTCGGACTTCGGCATCGCCCGGGGCGCGGCGCGCGCCCAGCTCACCATGGCCGGCAGCGTGCGCGGCAAGCTGGGGTACATGGCCCCCGAGCAGGCCATGGGCCGGCCCTTCGACGGGCGCGCGGACCTCTTCGCGCTCGGGCTCACCCTCTATGAAGCTCTCACCGGACGACGCGCGCTGCACGCCGCCACGGATGAGCTGCTGCTGCGCGCGGCGGTGGACCAGCAGGTGGAGCCGCCGTCGCGCCTCAACCCGGAGGTGCCCGCGGCGCTGGACGCGGTGGTGATGCGCCTCTTGGAGAGGGACCCGGCGCGCCGCACCGCCACCGGCGCGGAGCTGCGCTCGCAGTTGCTCGCCCTGGAAGGCGCGGCGGCACCCTTCCCCCGCGGGCAGGCGCTGATGGCGCAGGCGGCGCGCGAAGCGCAGGAGCAGGCGCGCCGCGCGGTGGCGGCACAGGAAGAAGCGGACCACGTGCCCACCAGCCGCAAACTCACCGCACGGGCCTGA
- a CDS encoding ATP-grasp domain-containing protein, whose amino-acid sequence MDVAVLTYSGLPQLDAFDYPLLPALADLGVDARPVVWDDPAVDWRTVRVAVVRYTWDAHLRRDEFVAWAERVGRLTRLYNPADVLRWNTHKLYLRELEAKGVPVTPTVWVERGGGLDVGALARERGWDAVVLKPAVSAGALKTYVFPRSDAKEATARVTELAAGCEVMVQPYLTSFETEGERSYISFDGAFSHAVHRPPTLPSAPRGFSEPRTFTPDNPAEVRLAQSVLEAIGQPLLYARVDVATDNAGHPRLQEVEVTEPRLFLSLDAGAPGRLARAIAAKL is encoded by the coding sequence TTGGACGTCGCCGTCCTCACCTACTCCGGCCTGCCCCAGCTCGACGCGTTCGATTACCCGCTCCTGCCCGCGCTGGCGGACCTGGGCGTGGACGCGCGCCCCGTCGTCTGGGACGACCCGGCCGTGGACTGGCGCACCGTGCGCGTGGCCGTGGTCCGCTACACGTGGGACGCGCACCTGCGGCGCGACGAGTTCGTCGCCTGGGCGGAGCGTGTGGGCCGCCTCACCCGCCTCTACAACCCGGCCGACGTCCTGCGCTGGAACACGCACAAGCTGTACCTGCGCGAGCTGGAGGCGAAGGGCGTCCCGGTGACGCCCACCGTCTGGGTGGAGCGCGGCGGCGGCCTGGACGTGGGCGCGCTGGCCCGCGAGCGCGGCTGGGACGCGGTGGTGCTCAAGCCCGCCGTGTCCGCGGGCGCGCTGAAGACGTACGTCTTCCCCCGCTCGGACGCGAAGGAGGCCACCGCGCGCGTCACCGAGCTGGCCGCCGGGTGCGAGGTCATGGTGCAGCCCTACCTCACCTCCTTCGAGACGGAGGGCGAGCGCAGCTACATCTCCTTCGACGGGGCCTTCAGCCACGCGGTGCACCGGCCGCCCACGCTGCCGAGCGCGCCGCGCGGCTTCTCCGAGCCCCGCACCTTCACGCCCGACAACCCGGCGGAAGTCCGGCTGGCCCAGTCCGTGCTGGAGGCCATTGGCCAGCCCCTGCTCTACGCGCGCGTGGACGTGGCCACCGACAACGCCGGCCACCCGCGGCTCCAGGAGGTGGAGGTGACGGAGCCTCGCCTCTTCCTCTCGCTCGACGCGGGAGCCCCGGGCCGGCTGGCCCGGGCCATCGCCGCGAAGCTGTGA
- a CDS encoding alpha/beta hydrolase, with product MRRLSAVVLCATLWVACEDSPASGTPPPPPFTQTFPDGGTPDAGPQEPSACQRDTVVHGAPMSLLSELQLEMSRATTGEARVAAIDRFVALVAEQGGAPLVNDASSIRPRVAFFVRGDAGRDTFVAGAFNEWSATATPLVQVRDTDLYVAEVDIPRTGPQPYKLVKAGNYFQDPAAHHVVWDGLNRNDVGQFNSLVYPGLQDKTKGRLTAWYGVHATALDDARDVFVYTPAAYDGPDCPSLPVMYFHDGNESLTRESFAEAADGWYAAHPGDSAVLVFVALPNQNVRLAQYTFPPKKDPNWPTPLGNEYLGFLRDDLMPRVEAAFRVKTGPQDTGISGASLGGLISVYAGFQMPERFGFVGCQSGSLFWPHDGQIDRDDGNAMVVRAGQDPVVALRFYVDHGSPTAGCTRDGEEGGDDCQSSLQFVAALKGKGYTVAHWNEPGAAHDWSFWKKRLPKLLCSFRNADPKVCGL from the coding sequence ATGCGCCGTCTGTCCGCCGTCGTGCTGTGCGCGACCCTGTGGGTCGCCTGTGAAGACTCTCCGGCCTCCGGAACCCCGCCGCCCCCGCCCTTCACCCAGACGTTCCCCGACGGAGGGACGCCGGACGCCGGGCCCCAGGAGCCCTCGGCGTGCCAGCGCGACACGGTGGTGCACGGCGCGCCCATGTCGCTCCTGTCGGAGCTGCAGCTGGAGATGAGCCGCGCGACGACGGGCGAGGCGCGCGTGGCGGCCATCGACCGCTTCGTGGCGCTGGTGGCCGAGCAGGGCGGCGCGCCGCTGGTGAATGACGCCAGCTCCATCCGCCCCCGGGTGGCCTTCTTCGTGCGCGGCGACGCCGGGCGGGACACCTTCGTGGCGGGCGCCTTCAACGAGTGGTCCGCCACCGCCACGCCGCTGGTGCAGGTGCGGGACACGGACCTGTACGTGGCGGAGGTGGACATCCCCCGCACCGGCCCGCAGCCGTACAAGCTGGTGAAGGCCGGCAACTACTTCCAGGACCCGGCCGCGCACCACGTGGTGTGGGACGGCCTCAACCGCAACGACGTGGGGCAGTTCAACTCGCTGGTGTACCCGGGCCTGCAGGACAAGACGAAGGGCCGGCTCACCGCGTGGTACGGCGTGCACGCCACCGCCCTGGACGACGCGCGAGACGTCTTCGTGTACACGCCCGCGGCGTACGACGGACCGGACTGCCCGTCACTGCCCGTCATGTACTTCCACGACGGCAACGAGAGCCTCACCCGCGAGTCCTTTGCCGAGGCCGCGGACGGCTGGTACGCGGCCCACCCGGGGGACTCGGCGGTGCTCGTCTTCGTGGCGCTGCCCAACCAGAACGTGCGCCTGGCGCAGTACACCTTTCCCCCGAAGAAGGACCCGAACTGGCCCACGCCGCTGGGCAACGAGTACCTGGGCTTCCTCCGCGATGACCTGATGCCGCGCGTGGAGGCGGCCTTCCGGGTGAAGACGGGGCCCCAGGACACCGGCATCTCCGGCGCGTCGCTGGGCGGCCTCATCTCCGTGTACGCGGGCTTCCAGATGCCGGAGCGCTTCGGCTTCGTGGGCTGCCAGTCCGGCTCGCTCTTCTGGCCGCACGACGGGCAGATTGACCGGGATGACGGCAACGCGATGGTGGTCCGCGCGGGGCAGGACCCGGTGGTGGCGCTGCGCTTCTACGTGGACCACGGCTCGCCCACCGCGGGCTGCACCCGCGACGGAGAGGAGGGCGGCGACGACTGCCAGTCCAGCCTCCAGTTCGTCGCGGCGCTCAAGGGCAAGGGGTACACCGTGGCGCACTGGAACGAGCCGGGCGCCGCGCACGACTGGTCCTTCTGGAAGAAGCGCCTGCCGAAGCTCCTGTGCTCCTTCCGCAACGCGGACCCGAAGGTGTGCGGCCTGTAG
- a CDS encoding FHA domain-containing protein, protein MARALLLSLLVRQHLALKEKFRAKYPHPWLVWEAGAWNVPETLEGNVAATRLPLTDLRDCLPAGDAMCFELVAMAERGPIGLGRASHNAMVVNDATVSREQLVLSPTPDGQWQVTRLPGSRPVSLEGVSLEPEQPAVLRPGLQLQVGDVRLTFHDAEGFNERIGRIAAQVMAQAAAPR, encoded by the coding sequence ATGGCCCGCGCTCTGTTGCTCTCGCTGCTCGTGCGTCAGCACCTGGCACTCAAGGAGAAGTTTCGCGCCAAGTACCCACACCCGTGGCTGGTGTGGGAGGCGGGTGCGTGGAACGTCCCGGAGACGCTGGAGGGCAACGTGGCGGCCACGCGGCTGCCGCTGACGGACCTGCGCGACTGCCTGCCCGCCGGGGACGCCATGTGCTTCGAGCTGGTGGCCATGGCCGAGCGGGGCCCCATCGGCCTGGGGCGCGCCTCGCACAACGCCATGGTCGTCAATGACGCCACGGTGTCCCGCGAGCAGCTCGTCCTGAGCCCCACGCCGGACGGGCAGTGGCAGGTGACGCGCCTGCCCGGCTCGCGCCCCGTGTCGCTGGAAGGCGTGTCGCTGGAGCCCGAGCAGCCCGCCGTCCTGCGGCCGGGCCTTCAGCTCCAGGTAGGCGACGTGCGCCTCACCTTCCATGACGCGGAGGGCTTCAACGAGCGCATCGGCCGCATCGCCGCGCAGGTCATGGCCCAGGCCGCCGCGCCCCGCTGA
- a CDS encoding serine/threonine-protein kinase, with translation MGSDDLFAQTVLSTAGGAVAGVVNRSDVELREGSMLGNYQLERLLGEGSMGKVFQARHARLGRQVALKVLKAEHARDSGFVQRFFQEARTVNQINHEHIVEIFDFVDEGEGGHVYCVMELLRGQSLSSLAQEEKLTLARIQRIVVQVCAALGAAHQVGVVHRDIKPDNLFIIHRAGQPDFVKVLDFGVAKLLTSEGNTTGTLDGTIIGTPAYMAPEQAAGLQVDPRADVYAVGNILFELLSGRPPFLAPAFGQLVVQIITQPPPPLPTHLPSGEPLPPKLSELVLRCLAKEPEARPQSLAEVTTALLMLPTTPAQTASAAEAVDPSERPTQRMRAAVGRLPPRVALAAGAAVLALVSGVLTWSGLRLAREPALAPAPLMPGAASVVAAAEAPTAVAHGPVTLTVRSFPEGAKVLRADTGEVLGVTPLIKELPGGNAPIGLRVELAGYVPAERVVRLDEHASLEFPLAKAQTAPRHAPGPSRPETRKEKKGRDRVIDPFAAP, from the coding sequence ATGGGCTCCGATGACCTCTTCGCACAGACCGTCCTGTCTACCGCCGGGGGCGCCGTGGCTGGCGTCGTGAACCGGTCCGACGTGGAGCTGCGGGAAGGCTCCATGCTGGGGAACTACCAGCTCGAGCGACTCCTCGGAGAGGGGTCCATGGGCAAGGTGTTCCAGGCGCGCCATGCGCGGCTGGGGCGTCAGGTGGCGCTCAAGGTGCTCAAGGCCGAGCACGCGCGGGACAGCGGCTTCGTGCAGCGCTTCTTCCAGGAGGCGCGCACCGTCAACCAGATCAACCACGAGCACATCGTCGAAATCTTCGACTTCGTGGACGAGGGTGAGGGCGGGCACGTCTACTGCGTGATGGAGCTGTTGCGCGGGCAGAGCCTGTCATCGCTTGCCCAGGAGGAGAAGCTGACGCTCGCGCGCATCCAGCGCATCGTCGTGCAGGTGTGCGCGGCGCTGGGGGCGGCGCACCAGGTGGGGGTGGTGCACCGGGACATCAAGCCGGACAACCTCTTCATCATCCACCGCGCGGGCCAGCCGGACTTCGTGAAGGTGCTGGACTTCGGCGTGGCGAAGCTCCTCACGTCCGAGGGCAACACCACGGGGACGCTGGACGGCACCATCATCGGCACGCCCGCATACATGGCCCCGGAGCAGGCCGCGGGCCTGCAGGTGGACCCGCGCGCGGACGTCTACGCGGTGGGCAACATCCTCTTCGAGCTGCTCTCCGGGCGGCCGCCCTTCCTGGCGCCGGCCTTCGGACAGCTGGTGGTTCAAATCATCACCCAGCCGCCGCCGCCGCTGCCCACGCACCTGCCCTCGGGCGAGCCGCTGCCGCCGAAGTTGTCCGAGCTCGTCCTCCGCTGCCTCGCCAAGGAGCCGGAGGCGCGGCCGCAGAGCCTGGCGGAGGTGACCACGGCGCTGTTGATGTTGCCCACGACGCCCGCGCAGACGGCGTCCGCCGCCGAGGCGGTGGACCCCTCGGAGCGGCCCACGCAGCGGATGCGCGCGGCGGTGGGGCGGTTGCCTCCCCGCGTGGCGCTGGCGGCCGGCGCGGCGGTGCTGGCGCTGGTGTCCGGCGTGCTCACCTGGTCCGGGCTCCGGCTCGCGCGCGAGCCCGCGCTTGCGCCCGCGCCGCTGATGCCGGGAGCCGCGTCGGTGGTGGCGGCGGCGGAGGCGCCCACGGCCGTGGCGCACGGGCCCGTCACCCTCACGGTGCGCTCGTTCCCGGAAGGGGCGAAGGTGCTGCGCGCGGACACGGGCGAGGTGCTGGGCGTCACGCCGCTCATCAAGGAGCTCCCCGGGGGCAACGCGCCCATCGGCCTGCGGGTGGAGCTGGCCGGCTACGTCCCGGCGGAGCGGGTGGTGCGGCTGGACGAGCATGCGTCGCTGGAGTTTCCGCTCGCCAAGGCCCAGACGGCGCCCCGGCACGCGCCGGGCCCCTCGCGGCCGGAAACCCGGAAGGAGAAAAAGGGGCGCGATAGGGTCATCGACCCGTTCGCGGCCCCGTAG
- a CDS encoding MopE-related protein — protein sequence MKTFNPWLRALCALLLLSGAAGCKVEFPNDVPYTCDADADCGGDGYLCAALPNDGAKYCCLPEEAERCNNVDDDCDGAVDELDTPCYTGPAGTGGVGLCKTGQSVCDRNSAIVCINQVLPRTETCNGKDDDCDNSIDEDFDLQTDPGHCGRCDVVCTSLQSCVKGECVRRTELDCGNGVDDNNDGPADCADRDDCDNQACGEGCVCRNGRRTEANCGAGGDEDGDGFTDCADRDDCDNKSCGTGCACVNGRKEETECSNQTAQSTPIDDDGDGSANCLDSDCDGLSCGAGKICRVNACVEGDCTNGVDDDGKNGIDCADTVSCTGEACGQGCTCGGGNRTETDCADGLSNDGDPEIDCADLADCDGQVCGTGCVCGSGIKKETICNDRVDNDNNNGADCADSADCPQGTSCTRNNGTAGTCQANKTCG from the coding sequence ATGAAGACCTTCAATCCCTGGCTGCGCGCGCTCTGCGCCCTGCTGCTCCTGTCCGGTGCGGCGGGCTGCAAGGTGGAGTTCCCCAACGACGTGCCCTACACCTGCGACGCGGACGCGGACTGTGGCGGCGACGGCTACCTGTGCGCGGCGCTGCCCAACGACGGGGCGAAGTACTGCTGCCTCCCGGAAGAGGCCGAGCGCTGCAACAACGTGGACGACGACTGCGATGGCGCGGTCGATGAATTGGACACGCCCTGCTACACGGGCCCGGCGGGCACCGGCGGCGTGGGGCTGTGCAAGACCGGCCAGTCCGTGTGCGACCGCAACAGCGCCATCGTCTGCATCAATCAGGTGCTCCCGCGCACCGAGACGTGCAACGGCAAGGACGACGACTGCGACAACAGCATCGACGAGGACTTCGACCTGCAGACGGACCCCGGCCACTGCGGCCGGTGCGACGTGGTCTGCACCTCCCTGCAGAGCTGCGTGAAGGGGGAGTGCGTCCGGCGCACGGAGCTGGACTGCGGCAACGGCGTGGACGACAACAACGACGGCCCGGCTGACTGCGCGGACCGCGACGACTGCGACAACCAGGCGTGCGGCGAGGGCTGCGTGTGCCGCAACGGCCGGAGGACCGAGGCCAACTGCGGCGCCGGTGGCGACGAGGACGGCGACGGGTTCACCGACTGCGCGGACCGCGACGACTGCGACAACAAGTCGTGCGGCACCGGCTGCGCGTGCGTGAATGGCCGCAAGGAGGAGACGGAGTGCAGCAATCAGACCGCGCAGAGCACTCCCATCGACGATGACGGCGACGGCTCCGCCAACTGCCTGGACTCGGACTGTGACGGGCTGTCGTGCGGCGCCGGGAAGATCTGCCGGGTCAATGCGTGCGTCGAGGGTGACTGCACCAACGGCGTGGACGACGACGGGAAGAATGGCATCGACTGCGCGGACACCGTGTCCTGCACCGGCGAGGCCTGCGGCCAGGGCTGCACATGTGGCGGCGGCAATCGGACGGAGACGGACTGCGCCGACGGCCTCAGCAACGACGGCGACCCGGAAATCGACTGCGCGGACCTCGCCGACTGCGACGGCCAGGTGTGTGGCACCGGGTGCGTCTGCGGCTCCGGCATCAAGAAGGAGACAATCTGCAACGACCGCGTCGACAACGACAACAACAACGGCGCTGACTGCGCGGACAGCGCGGACTGCCCGCAGGGCACCTCCTGCACGCGCAACAACGGCACGGCGGGCACCTGCCAGGCCAACAAGACGTGTGGGTGA
- a CDS encoding host attachment protein has translation MADGTLWILVGNSSRARLFATDAKAQGDWRLVEEFQHEESRTKALELLNQPDNPNGGTLHGPPPENEPGGRKELEHDRFARELSDYLDKGHDRHAFDKLVIAAPPVFLGRVRRLLSSRVKQRVLLDVDADYSNVPARDLPDRVPVL, from the coding sequence ATGGCGGATGGAACGCTCTGGATTCTCGTGGGGAACTCGAGCCGCGCGCGGCTCTTCGCGACGGACGCGAAGGCGCAGGGGGACTGGCGACTGGTGGAGGAGTTCCAGCACGAAGAGAGCCGCACCAAGGCCTTGGAGCTGCTCAATCAGCCGGACAACCCGAACGGGGGCACGCTCCACGGCCCGCCCCCGGAGAACGAGCCCGGCGGCCGCAAGGAGCTGGAGCATGACCGCTTCGCCCGCGAGCTGTCCGACTACCTGGACAAGGGGCATGATCGCCACGCCTTCGACAAGCTCGTCATCGCGGCGCCTCCCGTTTTCCTCGGACGCGTGCGGCGGTTGCTGAGCTCGCGCGTAAAGCAGCGCGTGCTGCTGGACGTGGACGCGGACTACTCCAACGTGCCGGCCAGGGATTTGCCTGACCGAGTGCCTGTCCTCTAG
- a CDS encoding methyl-accepting chemotaxis protein — protein sequence MSPRLLGTLSLRGRLTLYVTLLSVVPLLTLNWLQTRNARRMLEEQIRASLLREAEGVKDLMEATLAERESSLQNWAEDSDVRSALRTGNTRSADVLLTLLQRRYLTLNGIVLFNDEGHTVSASMPALREAYAAVPELVRSSAWFREARKGRTTGEGVTTEDPILGVRVLSLAVPVVDPATKHRMGVLMAAFDWAQVDELVRPSLTRAGQRDLKSFALVLRQPDDTVLYDSRGAEGGTDAGLLAVSAVNGTDVKDVGDGWRFEALVSPDEAYAPVSRARTEALLMAVGFLAVGVVGAWLLARGVTRPVLALREAVTRIVREGDLTQALDVKAGDDEVGELADAFGQLVKQLRDTAHSLHGGTRVLSDTVAQLQSAAAQQERNVARQAAALQETQVTAQEIKQTSLLAAEKADAVLTVAVRAEKVGQAGEEDIRDSLGGFQSLLDQSRQMTDRISQLNERTRQIGGITQTVKDLADQSNMLALNAAIEAARSGEHGKGFGVVAREIRSLADQSIDSTVRVRDILNELGNAILSTARMTEAGHTRVAAGLEQVRSSGDRLKELATIIQDNASAVRQIAGAVAQQNAGIAQIFGAVTDLSSMMNDTQQGLAATTQAATLLREVSEQMQVVARAYRI from the coding sequence ATGTCCCCTCGCCTCCTCGGCACCCTCTCGCTTCGCGGGCGCCTGACCCTGTACGTCACCCTGCTGTCCGTCGTTCCGCTGCTGACGCTCAACTGGCTCCAGACGCGCAATGCGCGGCGGATGCTGGAGGAGCAGATTCGCGCGTCGCTGCTGCGGGAAGCCGAGGGCGTGAAGGACCTGATGGAGGCGACGCTCGCCGAGCGCGAGTCGAGCCTGCAGAACTGGGCGGAGGACTCGGACGTGCGCTCCGCGCTGCGCACCGGCAACACCCGGTCCGCGGACGTGCTGCTGACGCTGCTCCAGCGCCGCTACCTCACCCTCAACGGCATCGTCCTCTTCAACGACGAGGGCCACACCGTGTCCGCCAGCATGCCGGCGCTGCGCGAAGCCTACGCGGCCGTCCCGGAGCTGGTGAGGAGCAGCGCCTGGTTCCGCGAGGCGCGCAAGGGCCGCACCACCGGCGAGGGCGTCACCACGGAGGACCCCATCCTCGGCGTGCGCGTGCTGTCGCTGGCGGTGCCCGTGGTCGACCCCGCGACGAAACACCGCATGGGCGTGCTGATGGCCGCCTTCGACTGGGCCCAGGTGGACGAGCTGGTGCGCCCCTCGCTGACCCGCGCGGGCCAGCGGGACTTGAAGAGCTTCGCCCTGGTGCTGAGGCAGCCGGACGACACGGTGCTCTACGACTCGCGCGGCGCGGAAGGCGGCACGGACGCGGGGCTGCTGGCCGTTTCGGCCGTCAACGGCACGGACGTGAAGGACGTGGGCGACGGCTGGCGCTTCGAGGCGCTGGTGTCCCCGGACGAGGCCTACGCGCCGGTGAGCCGCGCGCGCACCGAGGCGCTGCTGATGGCCGTCGGCTTCCTGGCGGTGGGCGTGGTGGGCGCGTGGCTGCTCGCGCGCGGCGTCACCCGGCCGGTGCTGGCCCTGCGCGAGGCGGTGACGCGCATCGTCCGCGAGGGCGACCTCACCCAGGCCCTCGACGTGAAGGCGGGCGACGACGAGGTGGGCGAGCTGGCGGACGCCTTCGGCCAGCTCGTGAAGCAGCTGCGAGACACGGCGCACAGCCTGCACGGTGGCACCCGCGTGCTCAGCGACACCGTGGCGCAATTGCAGAGCGCCGCCGCCCAGCAGGAGCGCAACGTGGCGCGCCAGGCCGCCGCCCTGCAGGAGACGCAGGTGACGGCGCAGGAAATCAAGCAGACGTCGCTGCTCGCCGCGGAGAAGGCGGACGCGGTGCTGACGGTGGCCGTGCGCGCGGAGAAGGTGGGCCAGGCGGGCGAGGAGGACATCCGCGACAGCCTCGGCGGCTTCCAGTCCCTGCTGGACCAGTCCCGGCAGATGACCGACCGCATCTCCCAGCTCAACGAGCGCACGCGGCAGATTGGCGGAATCACCCAGACGGTGAAGGACCTGGCGGACCAGTCCAACATGCTGGCGCTCAACGCGGCGATTGAAGCGGCGCGCTCGGGCGAGCACGGCAAGGGCTTTGGCGTGGTGGCGCGCGAAATCCGCAGCCTGGCGGACCAGTCCATCGACTCCACGGTGCGGGTGCGCGACATCCTCAACGAGCTGGGCAACGCCATCCTCTCCACCGCGCGGATGACGGAGGCGGGCCACACCCGCGTGGCGGCGGGCCTGGAGCAGGTGCGCAGCAGCGGAGACAGACTGAAGGAGCTGGCCACCATCATCCAGGACAACGCGTCCGCGGTGAGGCAGATTGCCGGAGCGGTGGCCCAGCAGAACGCGGGCATCGCCCAAATCTTCGGCGCGGTGACGGACCTGTCCTCGATGATGAACGACACCCAGCAGGGCCTGGCGGCCACCACCCAGGCGGCGACGCTCCTGCGAGAGGTGTCCGAGCAGATGCAGGTCGTGGCTCGCGCCTACCGAATCTGA
- a CDS encoding HAD family hydrolase yields the protein MAAVKAVLLDLGNVLVFHDNALLFARLAARAGLSGPEVGQRLAGAGWTAANRGLLDAEGIRQDVCRALGVDLPMAEFAPLWSSHFTLHTAVLPRVEGLVGRVKLGLVSNTNALHAAYLKPLLPLLERFDSVVMSCEVGHVKPEPEIYRLALKGVGCAPHEAAFFDDLQEFVDTANALGLRGHLFTTADAFDAQLKGLGL from the coding sequence ATGGCGGCGGTGAAGGCGGTGCTGTTGGATTTGGGCAACGTCCTCGTCTTCCATGACAACGCGTTGCTCTTCGCGCGGCTGGCCGCGCGCGCGGGGCTCTCCGGCCCGGAGGTGGGCCAGCGGCTCGCCGGCGCGGGCTGGACGGCCGCCAACCGGGGCCTGCTGGACGCCGAGGGCATCCGCCAGGACGTGTGCCGCGCGCTCGGCGTGGACCTCCCCATGGCGGAGTTCGCGCCGCTCTGGAGCAGCCACTTCACCCTGCACACCGCGGTGCTGCCGCGCGTGGAGGGGCTGGTGGGCCGGGTGAAGCTGGGGCTCGTCTCCAACACCAACGCGCTCCATGCCGCGTACCTCAAGCCCCTGCTGCCGCTGCTCGAGCGCTTCGACAGCGTGGTGATGAGCTGCGAGGTGGGCCACGTGAAGCCGGAGCCGGAAATCTACCGGCTCGCGCTGAAGGGCGTGGGCTGCGCCCCGCACGAGGCCGCCTTCTTCGACGACCTCCAGGAGTTCGTGGACACGGCCAATGCGCTCGGCCTGCGCGGCCACCTCTTCACCACCGCGGACGCGTTCGACGCGCAGCTGAAGGGGCTGGGACTGTGA